In a genomic window of Amphiprion ocellaris isolate individual 3 ecotype Okinawa chromosome 13, ASM2253959v1, whole genome shotgun sequence:
- the ubxn1 gene encoding UBX domain-containing protein 1 — MAELTTLESLLEMGFERNRAEKAVANTGNQGIEQAMDWLMEHENDPDIDEPYVPPVGNVLGGEAHSQPSTEQPTLADTAEGAADGEINYIETEDGLKRPMTEEEKREQVKRLEELMRVKQAERRERERAEEVEKEKQRRRQGQELQQIRQKLQDDDMKKLADQRRREKMEDKLARQRVKEKIARDREERAQKFGGGGPPSTAASSQPNPPSPSSPTSQGPPPTKKEYDESRIQVRLLDGSTITTVFKAQEPLAAVRVYVQVNGNTPEGQDFTLLSPYPRHVYTELDMEKPLKELGLVPSAVLVVTKK; from the exons ATGGCAGAGCTGACCACTCTAGAGAGCCTGCTGGAGATGGGCTTTGAGAGAAACAGAGC TGAGAAGGCAGTGGCCAACACAGGGAACCAGGGAATAGAACAAGCAATGGACTG GTTAATGGAACATGAGAATGACCCAGACATCGATGAGCCCTATGTGCCGCCTGTGGGGAACGTCCTGGGAGGAGAAGCACACAGCCAGCCCAGCACAGAACAGCCGACACTAGCAGACACCGCTGAAG GGGCAGCAGATGGAGAAATTAACTACATTGAGACTGAAGATGGTCTAAAGCGGCCAATGACAGAAGAGGAGAAACGTGAGCAGGTCAAAAG GCTAGAGGAGCTGATGCGGGTGAAGCAGGCGGAGAGAAGAGAGCGAGAGCGagcagaggaggtggagaaggagAAGCAGCGGAGGAGGCAGGGCCAAGAGCTGCAGCAGATCCGCCAAAAACTGCAGGATGATGACATGAAAAAACTTGCAGACCAACGCAGAAGAGAGAAGATGGAGGACAAACTAGCTAG GCAAAGGGTCAAAGAGAAGATAgcaagagacagagaggagagagcgCAAAAG TTTGGAGGTGGTGGACCCCCGAGCACAGCTGCATCGTCTCAGCCGAACCCGCCCAGCCCATCATCACCCACCAGTCAGGGTCCGCCACCCACGAAGAAGGAGTATGATGAGTCCAGGATACAG GTTCGCCTGCTGGACGGCTCAACCATCACGACAGTCTTCAAGGCCCAGGAGCCGCTGGCGGCAGTGCGTGTCTATGTGCAGGTGAACGGCAACACGCCTGAGGGTCAGGACTTCACGCTGCTGTCACCCTACCCCCGTCACGTCTACACTGAACTGGACATGGAGAAGCCCCTCAAAGAGCTGG